In Paraglaciecola sp. T6c, the sequence GTGCATAAACAGCGAAGCTGTGCTCAGTTCACGAAGTGCGTAAAGTGTGCGCAGCACATAAGTACGCGAAGCGTATGCACTAGTAGCCGAAGGCTATAAATAAGCACCGCGCATGCTTAGCACACGCAGTGTGTAGACAGCGAAGCTGTACCCTGTGCACGAAGTGCATAAACAGCGAAGCTGTACCCTGTGCACAAAGTGCATAACGTGAGCGAAGCTCATAAGTGCACAAAGTGCATAACGTGAGCGAAGCTCATAAGTGCACAAAGTGCATAACCTGGGCGTAGCCCATAAAAAGCACGCAAGGTGCATAACGTTTACCTAATAAAAGCTAGAATGGCGCAAAATCATCCAATGGTGCCGTTGGCACTGCCCAGCGCTGCTTCGCATCGACTGCAACACGATCAGCGCCTTGCATCGGCATTCTGCCATAGTCCCCATACAACCAAAGAACAAAGTTGGTACGCTCACCACTGGTGATAGGTTGCGCAGCATGCACCACATTGCCGCGATGGATCATCGCACTGCCCGGCTTAAACGCCAAGCCAATCATTTTGCCTGTAGTGGGATCGTAGAAGTCCACATTTGAACCGGTAAATACCTCATCAGGTAAATTCAAATTAATGTTCAAGGTGACCGCTGAGGCGTCTGTATGCGGGCGAATCGATGTATCTGTATTTGGTTTGTAATGAATCGAAAAACCAAACGTTTGGGTATCGTAACCCACTATATCAGGGAACAACAAACGGGCTATGGGGCGCATGTATCTGTCTAGCATTTCGCGATAAAACACTTGAAAGCTTGGCGCAGCCAAATACCCTTCAGAGCGACTGTCTAACATCGCACCGCGGCGGTTCAATACAATGCCGTACGGTGGGCGAAGCGGAATGTGTGCATCCCACACTTGCTCAAGATAACCGCGTAAATCAGCCAAACGCTGCGGATCAAAAAACTGGAATTCGAATACATCTGGTGCCACTTCTTGCATCAAGTCTTGTACTGCTAATTCTTTACTTGGGTCGGCCCATGCTTGCTCTACGGCGTCTCGCAAACGGCTATCGAGCAAGGAGCTGTCAAGTGTTGCCAGCGTGTCGCTGTTGCTCTCTTCCCACTCTTTCCATGCATCGCTCAGTAAGTTGTAGTGGTTGGTCCAAAACTGCTGGACTGAAGGAGTGCGATGCAACATGGCTTCACGGGAAGGTAAATCTAAGTTGCGTGCTTGATTTAGTTGGTTTAGTTGATTGGTTTGCATAATAAATCATCCTGTTATGTTGCACGATCTTATATCTGCAACCGAGGCGCACAATTTATTACAACTACTTTCATGGATAAATACGCCACAAAAGGAAACAAAATCAATTAATTCTATATAATCACTTGCTAACGACTGAGCCACGCTATGCACAACCACCGCCGCAGCATCAGGTAATGCCTTCGTAGTGATAAGGCGTGATGATAAGTCGCGATGATAAGTCGCAGTGACAAAAAATTGCCGATTATGAATATGAAGATTGGGGAAAGGACAAAAAGTCAGGCATACTTATTTTACGCAGCGTTCATACTCGCTATTTCTAAAGCTGCCCCTAAGCATTGCCAAAAAAGCAGCCAATAGCCAAGTAACAACCTAGTCACCCTCAGAATATGAACATCGCAAGTCATAAAGGAGACCAAGATATCAGTGAATAATATTAAGCTGACCCAAGACGAAAACTTGTCCATACGAGTCGGTTACCAGCTTTTGCCCAGTGATCACCAAAGACTCGACCTGTATTTTTCATTGCCTGATGAAATGGGTATCAGCGCAAAAACCTTGACCGAGGAACAGTACTTTCACCACAGCATTCAAAACCACAGTGCCTATTATTCTGACCAACTGCATGTGCCATTGGTGCGCAGCCGATACATTAGTCAAAAGAAAGGCGAACAAAGTGATTATCGCTTAAACCTCAATTTGTATTCTTATCAAATTCGTACCGCCCTTGATACTGACATCAAGCAAACGCTTAAGCTTAAAGACAGCAAAGAGTTTTACCCCCAAGCGATAGAGCTTGCTGAGCAAACCTCTGGCCTGCTTAAAAAATTAAGGCGCTATACCCCGTCTGATGAAAAGCTGAGGGCGTATTTTGAGAATGCTGATAATTACCTGAGCTGGCAAGTGGAGCAGTCGTTTTTAAAGCTGCTATCAAGGGCGCCCAAAAGCGCAGAATACTCCAGTGAAAGAAACTTTCTGTTCGGTTTATGCCGCCGAGAAAATGAATATCGAGAAGAAAACCAGTACAACTCGCAAACCACACTCGGTGACCCGAATCGCATTACCAATAAAATGCGCTTGTTACAGCGTTTAATAGAATACGGAGTGGTATTTCAAAAGAAAACCAAGAACCTCAACAGCTATTTAAACCGCATCGTCAAAGGTACCGTAACCGCGATCATTATGGCGTTTGTGATGGTATTAGTGTTAAACGCGCGAACCAATTTTACCGAGGTTACCATTGCATTGGTGGGCATGTTAGGGGTGATTTACGGCTTACGGGAAATATTCAAAGAAGACATTACGCGTATTATTTGGCGGCGTATTCAAAAAGGCTTGCCAAAATGGCGGATTTTATACAGCCACAGTGTGAATAAGAGCAAGGTTGCCAATCAAACCATTTGGCTTGAATACATTCGTAATAAAGATTTGCCGCCTCAAGTAGACAAACTGTTTCAAACACGTCGCCAGCAAAACAAACAAGCGGCGCAATTGCTGCATTTTCGTAGCGAAACCAAGGTCTTCGCGAAAAGCTTTTTACCGGGCTATGATGAGGTGCGCCAGCAAATTTATTTCAATTTAACCCCCTTTATTCGGTTTCTAAGAAAGGGCGAAGGACGCCTTTATTCTTTAGAAAACAACAAAATCACTAAGCAAGCAGTGGAAAGGCGTTATCAAATTAATGTAGTGCTAATGCACACGGATAAAGACAAGAAGCAACAAACCCAGCGCTTTAAGATCACCTTAAATCGATCGAACATCATTAATATTGAGGCGTTAGAAGTTCGCAAAAGTGAGTGAACTCACCTCGCGTTAACGACTGCCGACAAACGAAGTTAATCGTGGGCGCATGAATTCACGCCCACGGACTGCCTACCTGAAAAGGTTCATTGCCAATGCGTCGGCAAAGTTACATGTGCTCGCTGATAGAGCCTGTAACCTTGTTGGCATCAAATATTTCAATCCAATAACCGTCAGGATCTTTTATAAAGGCGAGCCCTTTCATTGCACCATCATTGGGGCGTTTTTGAAAAGGTACGTTCAACGCTTCAAAACGCTGACAGGCAGCGTCGAGGTCGGGTACGTGAAAACCGATATGACCGAAGCCTTTTGGCTCACTGTTACCATTGTGATATTGGGTATTCTCAGGTGTATCATCCCAATTATGAGTCAGTTCAAGCATGGCTGGACGACCAAAAGTTTGCACTGTTCGCGCGTTGTCATCATTACTCACGTCAGAAAAGTCATCTCCTGCACTTAAAAAGTACAAGCTAAACTTCATTTCTGGGAAATCGAGGCGCTTTAACAGCGTCATACCCATTACCCGAGTGTAAAAATCTAACGAGCGCTTTGGGTCAGCAATGCGCAGCATCGTCTGGTTAAACACGTAACCAAGGGTGGTGGGATCTCTTTGTTCACACAGGCCGTCGGCCTTATCAAAATGACGACTCATAAAGTTAGCTCCTCATAACATCTAAAGTTCATATTCACTCAGTGGGGGCAAAATAGATAATTAACAATGGATTAGTGTAAAAACGATGGTAAACGCTAACATGCTAGGCAAACTTACACATACCGTTTCCCAGTGATGTATTTGGTCTACTTACGTAGCCATATCGTTCATAAAATGGCTCTTTACCCTTGGCTGCCAACAAGCCAATAGTAGCGCCCTGCGCAGCTGCACTTTGCAGATATGCTTCGATGTTCAACATAATTTGGTGACCTAACCCTTGGCCTTGATGGGTCGGTGTCACTATCACATCTTGAATATAAAAATACATTGCGCCGTCGCCCACGACGCGTCCCATGGCGAGTAATGCGTGTGATTGACGGATACACACACAGTACAAGGTATTTTCAAGGCTTTTTTGGGCGATATTAATATTGATTTCTCCCCACCCTGCTTGCTTACGCAGAGCGATAAACTCCGCAACGGTTGGGTTTGCTTCTATCACTTGATACCGTTTCACTTATGCTCCTTGCCTGCGTTTAGCGTTTAGCGGTGATGGATACATCTCATGCTAGCCACATCATTTTCAATATTATTTTGAAAATGTTTCGTCACCACCCCAGTTTTTCTTCGAACTGCGTTGCCATAAAGTATCGCCATTGGTGCTTGAGAACAAAATTTAAATGTTCGTTCAGCCAGATGACATGTGTGTAACGTCTGTCATCATTTTCAAAATGAAATATTACATGTATCGATTTTTAAACCCTAGTAGGAGAACAAATTATGTCAGTACCTAAGCAAATGAACGCCATCGGTTTCACTCAATCATTACCTATTGAAGAACAAAATAGCCTATTTAAATTTACCATGCCTATTCCGACTTTGGGCGAAAACGATATGTTGGTGCGTGTTGTCGCCACATCCATTAACCCTGCTGATGCAAAAAACCGGGCGCTTTCCGCGATTGATACCCCTCACCCACAACCGGTTATTTTAGGTTATGACGCAGTGGGCATCGTTGAAGCACTTGGCAAAAATGCCTCAGGTTTCAGCGTGGGCGATAAAGTGTATTACGCTGGGGACGTGACCCGTGCAGGCTCAAATTCTGAATATCAAGCTGTTGATCATCGAATCGTTGCCCATGCACCAACCAGCCAATCAGATGCTCAAGCTGCGGTAATGCCACTCGTTTCACTGACTGCCTATGAGGCGTTATTCGATCGCCTTCGTGTGTCCAAGACGCAGAAGAAAACGTTGTTGATTATTGGCGGTGCCGGTGGCGTGGGATCAATTGCTATTCAACTTGCTAAGCAGCTGACGAACTTGACGGTTATCGCAACTGCTTCTCGCCCTGAAACCGAAAAATGGGTTCGCAGTATGGGCGCAGATTATGTGGTTAATCACAGAAACCTACTTGACTCTACTCGTGAAAGTGGTTTTCAACATGTTGATTATATCTTCAATGTTGCCGATACGCAGGGCCATTGGGATGCCATGGTAGAGTTAATCGCGCCTCAAGGAATGATAAGTTCAATCGTTGAGGTCAATAGCAAAGTAGATATCTCACCTTTAGCAGCAAAATCGGCAGGGTTTGTTTGGGAGCTGATGTTTACCCGCTCTATGTTCAACACCAGTGACATAGTACGTCAACAAGATATTCTGGCTGAAATAGCGCAATTACTTGACCAAGGCAGTATCAAAAGTACGTTAACTCAAACCTTCAATGGTTTTAATGTTGACACCTTTAAAGAAGCCCATAGCGTGATCGAAAGTGGTAAATCTATTGGCAAAACAGCTGTCATTTATTAGGGTCTTAAGATTTAGAACTCTGTCAATTTAGCAGCACTCTTATAGTGCCAGCTGCTACAAGCAGGCCGATAGAATCGTCAGCAACAGGTGTAGTACCCGTTAATGTAAAACTAACCATGCTTCTCAGCCCGCTTCACGCGGGCTTTTTTATAACTCTAAATTGCAGAGCAATGCATAAGCAAAAAATCAATTGCAATTAAATAGACGATCGGTCTAATATATTTAGGTACCGAACTGATTTCCCCCAAGTGGTAGCTTAATACTCAGATGAATGTGCAAACTACAAAACCAAGACGCGGCCGGCCGCCCAAAGTCGCTCGTGACAATTACGACACAAAAGCAGAGCTTCTGCGCGTTGGCTTAGAGCACCTAACCGAATTTGGCTTTGCCTCGTCAGGCATTGATACCATGCTGAAAAAAGCCGGTGTGCCTAAAGGCTCTTTTTATCATTACTTCGCCAGCAAAGAAGCCTACGGTGAAAGCCTGATTGCGCATTACGATAGCTACTTTTCACGTAAGCTAGATATGCACCTGCTTAACGAACAACATGCCCCTTTGTCGCGTATCGCAAATTTTGTGGATGACGCGGCTATTGGCATGGCGCGTCACGGCTTTAAGCGCGGCTGCTTGGTGGGCAACTTAGGCCAGGAAGTGGACGCCTTACCCGTTAGCTTTCGAGCACAACTGACAAATGTTTTTTTGAATTGGCAGCGCAAGCTAGAAGCTTGTCTCATTCAAGTAAAGGCTAATGGTGACATAAATCAAAGCGCGGACTGCGGGGCACTGGCTGAGTATTTTTGGATCAGTTGGGAGGGTGCAGTCAGCCGAGCGAAGTTGGTACAAAGCGACAAGCCCCTAATGCTTTTTTTGCAGTATTTTTTACAGGCCCTGCCCAAATAAGCACTTGGGCTTTTTTTTAGATATTAATAGACGATCGGTCTAAATTGGAGAGATGACATGAATGATGCGACTACTACCCAAAACAGTACAGAAACACGAGCAGAAACCACCTTTAGCGGTATTTTAATCAACAAAGACGAGCAAGGTTATCGCGCGGCTTTACAGCAGATTGAACAAAGTGTGTTACCCGAAGGTGACGCGACAATAAACGTGCTGTACAGCACGTTGAATTACAAAGACGGATTGGCGATTACCGGTAAAAGCCCTGTGGTACGCCAGTTTCCTCTAGTGCCAGGGATTGATCTGGTCGGCGTAGTTGAGCACAGCGACAGCCCGGATTTTAAAGTAGGCGATGTGGTCATTAATAACGGCTTTGGTGTAGGTGAAAAGCACAGCGGCGGCTTAGCGCAAAAAGCCCGCATGAAAAGCGAATGGCTCATCCCCTTGCCCGCTAATATCAGCCCTAAACAAGCCATGATCATAGGCACCGCAGGTTACACCGCCATGCTGT encodes:
- a CDS encoding 2OG-Fe(II) oxygenase, whose amino-acid sequence is MQTNQLNQLNQARNLDLPSREAMLHRTPSVQQFWTNHYNLLSDAWKEWEESNSDTLATLDSSLLDSRLRDAVEQAWADPSKELAVQDLMQEVAPDVFEFQFFDPQRLADLRGYLEQVWDAHIPLRPPYGIVLNRRGAMLDSRSEGYLAAPSFQVFYREMLDRYMRPIARLLFPDIVGYDTQTFGFSIHYKPNTDTSIRPHTDASAVTLNINLNLPDEVFTGSNVDFYDPTTGKMIGLAFKPGSAMIHRGNVVHAAQPITSGERTNFVLWLYGDYGRMPMQGADRVAVDAKQRWAVPTAPLDDFAPF
- the gloA gene encoding lactoylglutathione lyase, giving the protein MSRHFDKADGLCEQRDPTTLGYVFNQTMLRIADPKRSLDFYTRVMGMTLLKRLDFPEMKFSLYFLSAGDDFSDVSNDDNARTVQTFGRPAMLELTHNWDDTPENTQYHNGNSEPKGFGHIGFHVPDLDAACQRFEALNVPFQKRPNDGAMKGLAFIKDPDGYWIEIFDANKVTGSISEHM
- a CDS encoding GNAT family N-acetyltransferase; translation: MKRYQVIEANPTVAEFIALRKQAGWGEININIAQKSLENTLYCVCIRQSHALLAMGRVVGDGAMYFYIQDVIVTPTHQGQGLGHQIMLNIEAYLQSAAAQGATIGLLAAKGKEPFYERYGYVSRPNTSLGNGMCKFA
- a CDS encoding zinc-binding alcohol dehydrogenase family protein; this encodes MSVPKQMNAIGFTQSLPIEEQNSLFKFTMPIPTLGENDMLVRVVATSINPADAKNRALSAIDTPHPQPVILGYDAVGIVEALGKNASGFSVGDKVYYAGDVTRAGSNSEYQAVDHRIVAHAPTSQSDAQAAVMPLVSLTAYEALFDRLRVSKTQKKTLLIIGGAGGVGSIAIQLAKQLTNLTVIATASRPETEKWVRSMGADYVVNHRNLLDSTRESGFQHVDYIFNVADTQGHWDAMVELIAPQGMISSIVEVNSKVDISPLAAKSAGFVWELMFTRSMFNTSDIVRQQDILAEIAQLLDQGSIKSTLTQTFNGFNVDTFKEAHSVIESGKSIGKTAVIY
- a CDS encoding TetR/AcrR family transcriptional regulator; its protein translation is MNVQTTKPRRGRPPKVARDNYDTKAELLRVGLEHLTEFGFASSGIDTMLKKAGVPKGSFYHYFASKEAYGESLIAHYDSYFSRKLDMHLLNEQHAPLSRIANFVDDAAIGMARHGFKRGCLVGNLGQEVDALPVSFRAQLTNVFLNWQRKLEACLIQVKANGDINQSADCGALAEYFWISWEGAVSRAKLVQSDKPLMLFLQYFLQALPK